A stretch of the Lactuca sativa cultivar Salinas chromosome 9, Lsat_Salinas_v11, whole genome shotgun sequence genome encodes the following:
- the LOC111903176 gene encoding LRR receptor-like serine/threonine-protein kinase RGI5: protein MSAAGASFLFLLLSTVAAASSITTLSSDIAALKAIKSSIKPTTIPSYTCLHSWDFTSDPCSPPRVTHFLCGVTCSGNRVTQLTLDPAGYVGTLSPLVSQLTQLITIDLTDNKFSGPIPSSLFFLPNLQTLNLGSNSFSGVIPPSVSNLKKIQTLDISRNSLSGSLPNTLTSLSQLTRLDLSFNKLTGPIPGLPKNIIQLALKGNSLSGYLQKQSFQGLTQLETVELSENSLAGTIPGWFFLIPSLQQVNLAKNSFTGVEIFKPIDSNLVAVDLGFNRITGYPPTNFSAYPMLASLTLSYNKLRGRIPWEYSKKPTLSRLFLDGNYLIGLPPKEFFSGKTSISGSLGDNCLKLCPVSSELCVKSQKPLSICKQAYRGKLKPKS from the coding sequence ATGTCCGCCGCCGGTGCATCCTTTCTCTTCCTCCTCCTTTCCACCGTCGCCGCCGCCTCCTCCATCACCACTCTCTCATCTGATATCGCCGCTCTGAAAGCCATTAAATCATCCATCAAACCCACCACTATACCTTCCTACACTTGTTTACACTCATGGGACTTCACCTCCGACCCTTGTTCTCCGCCACGTGTAACTCATTTTCTTTGTGGAGTAACCTGCTCCGGCAACCGAGTCACTCAACTCACCCTTGATCCCGCCGGTTACGTCGGAACTCTCTCCCCACTCGTTTCTCAACTCACCCAACTCATCACCATCGATCTCACCGACAACAAATTCTCCGGCCCGATTCCAAGTTCTCTTTTCTTTCTTCCGAACTTGCAAACACTCAACCTCGGGTCCAATTCGTTCTCCGGCGTAATCCCGCCGTCGGTTTCTAATCTTAAAAAGATTCAAACTTTGGATATTTCTCGTAATTCACTATCCGGGTCATTGCCCAACACTTTGACTTCTCTCAGTCAGTTGACTCGTCTCGACTTGAGTTTCAACAAACTCACCGGACCGATCCCGGGACTCCCGAAAAACATCATCCAACTCGCGCTTAAAGGGAATTCGCTATCTGGGTATCTCCAGAAACAATCGTTTCAAGGGTTGACTCAACTGGAAACAGTCGAACTCAGCGAAAACTCACTCGCCGGAACGATTCCCGGGTGGTTCTTCCTCATACCTTCCCTCCAGCAAGTCAATTTAGCCAAGAACAGTTTCACCGGCGTCGAGATCTTCAAGCCAATCGACAGCAACCTCGTCGCCGTCGACCTTGGGTTCAACAGAATCACCGGCTACCCGCCGACGAACTTCTCGGCGTATCCTATGTTAGCCTCCTTGACTTTAAGTTACAACAAACTAAGAGGAAGAATTCCATGGGAGTACAGTAAGAAACCGACGTTAAGCAGGCTGTTTCTCGACGGAAATTACTTAATTGGGTTGCCGCCAAAGGAGTTTTTCTCCGGCAAGACGTCAATTTCCGGCAGCTTAGGGGACAATTGTTTGAAGCTTTGTCCGGTATCTTCGGAACTTTGCGTGAAATCGCAGAAACCTTTGTCGATTTGCAAGCAAGCTTATCGTGGGAAACTGAAACCGAAGTCATGA
- the LOC128128498 gene encoding ATP synthase subunit beta, chloroplastic-like, which produces MNMRMNPTTSGSGVTTLDKKTLGRIAQIIGPVLDVAFPPGKMPNIYNALVVKGRDTAGQPINVTCEVQQLLGNNRVRVVAMSATDGLTRGMDVIDTGAPLSVPVGGATLGRIFNVLGEPVDNLGPVDTSTTFPIHRSAPAFIQLDTKLSIFETGIKVVDLLAPYRRGGKIRLFGGAGVGKTVLIMELINNIAKAHGGVSVFGGVGERTREGNDLYMEMKESGVINEKNIPESKVALVYGQMNEPPGARMRVGLTALTMAEYFRDVNEQDVLLFIDNIFRFVQAGSEVSALLGRMPSAVGYQPTLSTEMGSLQERITSTKEGSITSIQAVYVPADDLTHPAPATTFAHLDATTVLSRGLAAKGIYPAVDPLDSTSTMLQPRIVGEEHYDTAQEVKQTLQRYKELQDIIAILGLDELSEEDRLTVARARKIERFLSQPFFVAEVFTGSPGKYVGLAETIRGFQLILSGELDGLPEQAFYLVGNIDEATAKAMNLEMESNLKK; this is translated from the coding sequence ATGAATATGAGAATGAATCCTACTACTTCTGGTTCTGGGGTTACCACGCTTGACAAAAAGACACTGGGGCGTATCGCCCAAATCATTGGTCCGGTACTAGATGTAGCCTTTCCGCCAGGCAAAATGCCTAATATTTATAACGCTCTGGTAGTTAAGGGTCGAGATACTGCTGGTCAACCAATTAATGTGACTTGTGAGGTACAACAATTATTAGGAAACAATCGAGTTAGGGTCGTAGCTATGAGTGCTACAGATGGTCTAACGAGAGGGATGGACGTAATTGATACGGGAGCTCCACTAAGTGTTCCGGTCGGTGGAGCGACTCTCGGACGAATTTTCAACGTGCTTGGCGAGCCTGTTGATAATTTAGGTCCTGTAGATACTAGTACAACATTTCCTATTCATAGATCTGCGCCTGCCTTTATACAGTTAGATACAAAATTATCTATTTTTGAAACCGGAATTAAAGTAGTAGATCTTTTAGCCCCTTATCGCCGTGGAGGAAAAATCAGACTATTCGGGGGAGCTGGCGTGGGTAAAACAGTACTCATTATGGAATTGATTAACAATATTGCCAAAGCTCACGGAGGCGTATCTGTATTTGGCGGAGTCGGTGAACGGACTCGTGAAGGAAATGATCTTTACATGGAAATGAAAGAATCTGGAgtaattaatgaaaaaaatattcCAGAATCAAAAGTAGCTCTAGTTTACGGTCAGATGAATGAACCGCCGGGAGCTCGTATGAGAGTTGGTTTGACTGCCCTAACTATGGCGGAATATTTCCGAGATGTTAATGAACAAGATGTACTTTTATTTATTGACAATATCTTCCGTTTTGTCCAAGCAGGATCTGAAGTATCCGCCTTGTTGGGTAGAATGCCTTCCGCTGTGGGTTATCAACCTACCCTTAGTACCGAAATGGGTTCTTTACAAGAAAGAATTACTTCTACCAAAGAAGGGTCCATAACTTCTATTCAAGCTGTTTATGTACCTGCAGATGATTTAACCCACCCTGCTCCTGCTACGACATTTGCACATTTAGATGCTACTACCGTACTATCAAGGGGATTAGCCGCCAAAGGTATCTATCCAGCAGTAGATCCTTTAGATTCAACGTCAACTATGCTACAACCCCGGATCGTTGGTGAAGAACATTATGACACTGCACAAGAGGTTAAGCAAACTTTACAACGTTACAAAGAACTTCAAGATATTATAGCTATTCTTGGATTGGACGAATTATCCGAAGAGGATCGTTTAACCGTAGCAAGAGCGCGAAAAATTGAGCGTTTCTTATCACAACCTTTTTTTGTAGCAGAAGTATTTACGGGTTCTCCGGGAAAATATGTTGGTTTAGCAGAAACAATTAGAGGCTTTCAATTAATCCTTTCCGGAGAATTAGATGGTCTTCCTGAACAGGCTTTTTATTTGGTAGGTAACATCGATGAAGCTACGGCGAAGGCTATGAACTTAGAAATGGAGAGCAATTTGAAGAAATGA
- the LOC128128499 gene encoding ribulose bisphosphate carboxylase large chain-like — MSCREGFMSPQTETKASVGFKAGVKDYKLTYYTPEYETKDTDILAAFRVTPQPGVPPEEAGAAVAAESSTGTWTTVWTDGLTSLDRYKGRCYGIEPVPGEENQYIAYVAYPLDLFEEGSVTNMFTSIVGNVFGFKALRALRLEDLRIPTAYVKTFQGPPHGIQVERDKLNKYGRPLLGCTIKPKLGLSAKNYGRAVYECLRGGLDFTKDDENVNSQPFMRWRDRFLFCAEAIFKSQAETGEIKGHYLNATTGKCEEMMKRAIFARELGVPIVMHDYLTGGFTANTSLAHYCRDNGLFLHIHRAMHAVIDRQKNHGIHFRVLAKALRMSGGDHIHSGTVVGKLEGEREITLGFVDLLRDDFIEKDRSRGIYFTQDWVSLPGVLPVASGGIHVWHMPALTEIFGDDSVLQFGGGTLGHPWGNAPGAVANRVALEACVQARNEGRDLATEGNEIIREATKWSPELAAACEVWKEIKFEFQAMDTLDQ, encoded by the coding sequence ATGAGTTGTAGGGAGGGATTTATGTCACCACAAACAGAGACTAAAGCAAGTGTTGGATTCAAAGCTGGTGTTAAAGATTATAAATTGACTTATTATACTCCTGAGTATGAAACCAAGGATACTGATATTTTGGCAGCATTTCGAGTAACTCCTCAACCTGGAGTTCCGCCTGAAGAAGCAGGGGCCGCAGTAGCTGCCGAATCTTCTACTGGTACATGGACAACTGTGTGGACCGATGGACTTACGAGCCTTGATCGTTACAAAGGGCGATGCTATGGAATCGAGCCTGTTCCTGGAGAAGAAAATCAATATATTGCTTATGTAGCTTACCCATTAGACCTTTTTGAAGAAGGTTCTGTTACTAACATGTTTACTTCCATTGTAGGTAATGTATTTGGGTTCAAAGCCCTGCGTGCTCTACGTCTGGAAGATTTGCGAATCCCTACTGCGTATGTTAAAACTTTCCAAGGTCCGCCTCACGGCATCCAAGTTGAGAGAGATAAATTGAACAAGTATGGTCGTCCCCTGTTGGGATGTACTATTAAACCTAAATTGGGGTTATCCGCTAAAAACTACGGTAGAGCTGTTTATGAATGTCTTCGTGGTGGCCTTGATTTTACTAAAGATGATGAGAACGTGAACTCCCAACCATTTATGCGTTGGAGAGACCGTTTCTTATTTTGTGCCGAAGCTATTTTTAAATCACAAGCTGAAACAGGTGAAATCAAAGGGCATTACTTGAATGCTACTACGGGTAAATGCGAAGAAATGATGAAAAGGGCTATATTTGCCAGAGAATTGGGAGTTCCTATCGTAATGCATGACTACCTAACAGGGGGATTCACTGCAAATACTAGCTTGGCTCATTATTGCCGAGATAATGGTCTATTTCTTCACATCCACCGCGCAATGCATGCAGTTATTGATAGACAGAAGAATCATGGTATACACTTCCGTGTACTAGCTAAAGCGTTACGTATGTCTGGTGGAGATCATATTCATTCCGGTACCGTAGTAGGTAAACTTGAAGGGGAAAGAGAAATCACTTTGGGCTTTGTTGATTTACTGCGTGATGATTTTATTGAAAAAGATAGAAGTCGCGGTATTTATTTCACCCAAGATTGGGTCTCTCTACCAGGTGTTCTGCCTGTAGCTTCGGGCGGTATTCACGTTTGGCATATGCCTGCTCTGACCGAGATCTTTGGAGATGATTCCGTACTACAGTTCGGTGGAGGAACTTTAGGGCACCCTTGGGGAAATGCACCCGGTGCCGTAGCTAATCGAGTAGCTCTAGAAGCATGTGTACAGGCTCGTAATGAGGGACGCGATCTTGCTACTGAGGGTAATGAAATTATCCGTGAGGCTACCAAATGGAGTCCTGAACTAGCTGCTGCTTGTGAAGTATGGAAGGAGATTAAATTTGAGTTTCAGGCAATGGATACTTTGGATCAATAA
- the LOC128129242 gene encoding acetyl-coenzyme A carboxylase carboxyl transferase subunit beta, chloroplastic-like, with protein sequence MEQENSMKRWWFNSMLFKKEFEHRCRLSKSMGSLGPIENASESKDPNRNDTDKNIQGWGGHDNYSNVDLFFGVKDIRNFFSDDTFLVKDSNGDSYSIYFDIENHIFEIANDHPFCSELESSFYRNSSDLNNGSKSKNPDHDRYMDDTQYTWNNHINSCIDSYLQYQICIDNYIVSGNDNSSNNNSSNENSSNENSSNDYISSSISSQSENSSQNEDITTSDQTIPESSTYMGVTQQYRHLWCNSSNPYPAVRDGVSTSQVCSPVIALSTGNSPKARGS encoded by the coding sequence ATGGAGCAAGAAAACTCTATGAAAAGATGGTGGTTCAATTCGATGTTATTTAAGAAGGAGTTCGAACACAGATGTAGGCTAAGTAAATCAATGGGCAGTCTTGGTCCTATTGAAAATGCTAGTGAAAGTAAAGATCCGAATAGAAATGATACGGATAAAAACATTCAGGGTTGGGGTGGTCATGACAATTACAGTAATGTTGATCTTTTTTTTGGCGTCAAGGACATTCGGAATTTTTTCTCTGATGATACTTTTTTAGTGAAAGATAGTAATGGGGACAGTTATTCTATATATTTTGATAttgaaaatcatatttttgaGATTGCCAATGATCATCCTTTTTGTAGTGAACTAGAAAGTTCTTTTTATCGGAATTCTAGTGATCTGAATAATGGATCTAAGAGTAAGAATCCCGACCACGATCGTTACATGGATGATACTCAGTATACTTGGAATAATCACATTAATAGTTGCATTGACAGTTATCTTCAGTACCAAATCTGTATTGATAATTACATTGTAAGTGGTAATGACAATTCCAGTAACAATAATTCCAGTAACGAGAATTCCAGTAACGAGAATTCCAGTAACGATTACATTTCTAGTTCCATTTCTAGTCAAAGTGAAAATAGTAGTCAAAACGAGGATATCACAACGAGTGATCAAACTATACCAGAAAGTTCTACTTATATGGGTGTAACTCAACAATACCGGCATTTGTGGTGTAACTCCAGTAATCCATACCCGGCCGTCCGCGATGGCGTAAGCACGTCGCAAGTCTGCTCACCGGTTATTGCATTAAGCACCGGTAATTCACCAAAAGCAAGAGGCTCCTAA